The genomic DNA TCTGCACTACTGCGTAATAGTCCAGAGAATTGTTGCCTGGTTTTCCAACAGATATGTGCAAGCTACAGCTAGCCTGTGTTTTGCTGGAAACTGAATTTTATGAAATAATAACAATTtctcgagttcttggtttctcTCCTGCCCACCTAGTGGTTCCACGGATCCCCTCCCTACCTTCGCTGCAAAGCAAGGAGCAGGCTTGAAGAGTTTGGGCTTCGGTTTGCACCTGTCAATCAATACTTCATTTAAAGCTCTGTACTCACACCTGAGAGTGAGAATTAATTCAGGTGGAGAATGGAAAGTATGAGTAGACTTCATTCATGGTGCTCTTCCTCCtagactttttttttccttttccttttctgtgTTCTTCTCAAATTATCTCACGTTTTAATCAGACTAACCGGCTGAAAAATTCAAACTCTTCTACCAGCTGTTTTCTTATAAAGAAATTTTAAAAAGGAACATATGTCCATATGTTTGTCaagaaacaaacaaaatcaGTTTATCTCCCAAGATTCCATGTGCATGCATGAGCTGTTACTCGGTTAGTTCTTCCCCCAATTATGAGAAGCAAATAGGAGTCATGGCACAATCCATGTCGATTCCTTTGTTCTCTATATCTCTTCCCGCAAACTTGTTCTTCCCAAAACTCTCTTGCAGATATTCCCTCTCCATGTCCCAGTTTTGTCTCTACCGTGCCGCCACAGCTCATCACGCCCGAGAGGAAGGggaaacagaaaacaaatatcttcCCCCAAATTACAATATCATCAGTACTAGCTCCCACCATCATTTCTTAATCATGTGTGCCTAACTTATAAGCAAAATACTAGTAACTCCCGCATGGAACAATAATTCCATCGAAATAATTAATAAGACTCAATCAATACATAAACACCGTGTTGTGCTCTTTTCTACTATCTTCTTCTAGCTAATCCACTTCAAATTGTTTGAAGCAGTGAATTTATCCTTCTCTTTGTCTACTCCGATCCATCATCATGCATGCACCAGTCCGATCCATCAAAACATGTCTTCTTGATAATCATTGCGAAGTGTTATGCACACCTTGATGCAATGCTGTCCATATACATAGCTACTAACTTGGCTTGTGTTTTGATTTCTCCTCTCCCTTTGTTAGACCCCGACGCTGAGGTGATCGCGCTGTCTCCCAAGACGCTGCTGGCGACGAACCGGTTCGTGTGCGAGGTGTGCAACAAGGGGTTCCAGCGGGAGCAGAACCTGCAGCTCCACCGCCGCGGGCACAACCTGCCGTGGAAGCTGAAGCAGAAGAACCCGCTGCaggcgcagcgccgccgcgtgtACCTGTGCCCGGAGCCGACGTGCGTCCACCACGACCCGTCCCGCGCCCTCGGCGACCTGACGGGCATCAAGAAGCACTTCTGCCGCAAGCACGGCGAGAAGAAGTGGAAGTGCGACAAGTGCTCCAAGCGCTACGCCGTGCAGTCGGACTGGAAGGCGCACTCCAAGATCTGCGGCACCCGCGAGTACCGCTGCGACTGCGGCACCCTCTTCTCCCGGTACGTGACCTCGCTCGCTCCATTCTTCATGCCGATCGATCACTGCACACTCCTATAGCCTGCTATGTTTAGCTGCATTTGTATCTTtgtatatacacatatatagatatatagagCCTGTTCATGGATCATGATCGCCGCATCATATGGCCAGAGAGACAGGTATGTAGGCATGGCATCGTCATGGGGTTTTGCACTAGCTAGCTGCTGCATGAGCCTGTTGTGGCTGTCCGCTAGCTTATGCCGCTCGGATTCGGGCGAGCGAGTAAAGTATTAGGAACGTTCCACGGTTTGGCCTTctttagggttagggttttgtTTGGGCTCGCGCGCGGCGACATGGCATGGCGCCTGCCTGTAGGCATAGTAGTTTTTGGTTCTCGGCTGACATGGCTGCTGATGAGCTAGAAAGACGAAGAGATCTATCCACCCGCCGTgggtgggggagggagagagtgcTGGGGGAGGAGAGGACTGCTCGCACGTGAAATGGCTTCTTTTTGAGCTTTTTGGCCGTGGTGATGATGTTTCCCTTTCCCTGACTCTTCCCTCCTAGGGAAGCAGGAGCCGGCAAACTCTCTCCTTCTGTCTCGCCAAGCACTCGTCAcagtattttatttttctttctttctgaagtctgaactaaTTCGTCACAGCGTTACACATCACATTTACACAGATATGCATGTGCCTATGTTGTTACCGACCCTGTAGACCCACATTTTTACTGGTCCATCCTGTCAGGAGCAGTCAAATTGTAAGGAGCAGCAggctctcactctctctctctctactgaATCACTTGGATGCCATGTAAGCCTGGCTTGTTCTCACGTGAGTTGGCCGCTGTCTAGATGTGGCAGAGCCGTTCGTTGGCCGTGCCAGTGAGCCAGGCCAGGTCCACACCTTTCCATGGATACGTTGCCATGCCCTCACAGCATGCCCTcggtcatgcatgcatcacctAGGTGTAACTTTGAGGCACTGTTCATTTATGGGTGGAGTTAAACATGTCCCAAAGTGGTGTGGTCACTCTCACTCCTCCCTTTCATGGGCATGGCAAAAATTCTCCCAATAGGAACTAAGCATATATGGGAGGTGAGCATCAACAGGAGTTGCATTAATGGCCGCCGCTTGAGTTGTTGAAGAGTATTTCTTCCACTGTTTGCTGCTAGGAATCCTATGATTCCACACGTTCTGTTTTATTGTAGGAGAGTGATTTTGATTAAGGCCTAGCTACTCCTAGGTTAATTCTAATTGACATGgcatttttttttactctgTCCTGGTCCCTTGGGAAGTGAGCTTGCCAGCTCCACAAAGTTTTCCGATCTCCTTGGTGTGTGTGTTCGTGTGCATGACAGTTCTGATGCCTATGTCTCGctgcctttttcttttgaagctTCCTACTAGTGGGAACCTATATACGTGGGGCATACTTATAAAGCATGGCAAAGCCATCCATCATATCTCCCTTTTTTTCCATACTTTGATTGACAAGGGTTTCTGGGATCTTGAGCTGGCTTTGTGGTGACGCTAGCTGCTGGTTCATTTCTGCATGGTTACCAAACACCTTTGACCAGTGCTATCAGACAAACCATGACACCATGGTTCAGGTAATAGTAGTCTTCAGCATCATTAGAAAACAAACTCATCCAGATGACATAAATACTGCAAACTCTTATTTACATCCACAAAAGCCGAAAAGCCGAAAATACAGAGCCTACAACTACAAAGGAAGAGAGAGACAATGAGACACTGTTCAGATTCATGAATCCCAGCTGCAAACATAACATTCAGTGGCACAGCATCAGCATGCATGCGTCCAGTTGCAGCGTTCACATGTCCATCAGAAACAGTATCCTAACCCGAGATGCCGCTGTTCCCCTCGGTGCCCGCGCCGTCTCTAGCGTGACATGGGCCATGCTTGCATGCGCCTGCGCCCTGGCGCCCTGCCCTGCGCCTGCCGTTTTCCTACGAAACCTGCATGCTTACTTGTCGCATCAACCTTTACTGTGCATTTTCACTGCGTGCCTCGGGTTCATGCGATCGTCTGCCTGCCTGCAGCCTGCTTCTGACCTAGCTATGGCGCATGCGTGAATGATGTATCTAATCCGTGGATGCGTTCGTGTAGGAGGGACAGCTTCATCACCCACAGGGCGTTCTGCGACGCGCTCGCGCAGGAGAGCGCGCGGCTGCCGCCGACGAGCCTCAGCAGCCTAACCGGCCACCTCTACGGCGCCACGAACGCGGGCAACATGGCGCTCAGCCTCTCGCAGGTGGGCTCCAACCTCACCTCCACGCTCCAGgacggcggccaccaccaccaccaccatcaccaccacccgTCACCGgagctcctccgcctcgccgccacggccggcggcggcggcagcagcatcgCCGCGCGCCTCGACCACCTCCTGTCGCCCGCCTCCGGCGCGTCCGccttccgcccgccgccgcaggccccGCCCTCGTCGGCGGCGTTCTTCCTCaacgcggctgcggcggcggcggggcaggaCTTTGGCGACGACGGGGGCAACGGGCCCCACTCGTTCATGCAGACCAAGCCGTTCCATGGACTCATGCAGCTGCCCGACCTCCAAGGCAATGGCGCCGGGGGCCCCGGCGGTTCGGCGCCAGGCCTCTTCAACCTGGGCTTCTTTGCTAACAATGGCAACAGCTCGGGGTCTAGCCACGAGCATGCAAGCCAGGGCCTCATGAACAATGACCAGTTCAGCggcggggcaggcggcggcggtggttcgGAGGCATCGGCAGCGGGGATTTTCGGCGGGAACTTTGTTGGCGGTGGAGACCATGTTCCAACGCCGGGGCTCTACGGCGATCAGTCCACCATGCTGCCGCAGATGTCGGCGACCGCTCTGCTCCAGAAGGCGGCGCAGATGGGCGCCACCTCGAGCGCCAACGGCGCGGCGTCCATGTTCCGAGGCTTCGTCGGGTCTTCCCctcacggccggccggcgacgccgcACATGGAGCAGAGCGAGGCGAACCTGAACGACCTGATGAACTCGCTCGCtggaggcggcgtcggcgccgcgggAATTTTCGGaggcagcaacggcggcggcggcggcggcggcggcgcggggatgTTTGATCCGAGGCAGCTGTGCGACATGGAGCATCACGAGGTGAAGTTcggccagggcggcggcgacatGACGCGGGACTTCCTCGGCGTGGGCGGAGGCGGCATCGTGCGCGGGATATCGACGCCCAGGGGGGACCACCAGAGCAGCAGCGACATGAGCTCACTGGAGGCCGAGATGAAGTCGGCCTCGTCCTTCAACGGCGGCAGGATGCCATGACCGACCCATCGAGCTTTCACAAGGCATAAGCTCGCACAGTAAGCAGCCGGAAACTTGATCAAGCAGATGCAAGGAGAGGAGTAAGGATATATAGCGTAGTGGCAAGTTAGCAGCTGAATCGCATGGGTGAGTTCATGCGCATGGGATATCTGAAGGCGGGGACCTTGGGTGAGAGAGAAAGATGCGTCTTCTCTGACTAATGGAGTAAGCTAGTGCGAGCTGGGCGCATGTGATGACCCCTTTGCTCGTGGTGGGGGGTTGGTGTTCATGCTGGTCTCTTGTTCTTGTTGGTTTTCCCTTCCTTGTAGTTGGATAATCTTTGTTGGATTAAGTATAGCTTCTGGTGATAGAACCAATAAGGATGTTTGTCGCTAGCTTAATGGGGGTGATGTGAAGCTTAATTTGCTTCATTTTCCcaaccttctgttgtttttatTCCCTTTTCTCTTGTAGCAAAACAATATTCCCCTTACAATGCCATATTGCCATTAATCATGCTAGCTCAAATTCATGCTGTTTTCTTGTTAGTATATTTTTCTGCCTGGATATGCATTGTCAAGCACTGAGTCAGCACTCACCACTGATCGATCTCCATCTTTTCCAATATACTTTGAAGTTCATTTACCAGGAAAAGGCATCCATTATGTGTATACCTCCAGTGcacatgaattttttttagctTCTGAGCTATT from Setaria italica strain Yugu1 chromosome VII, Setaria_italica_v2.0, whole genome shotgun sequence includes the following:
- the LOC101763458 gene encoding protein indeterminate-domain 5, chloroplastic, with translation MASNSSAAAAAAFFGIRDGDQQDQIKPLISPQQQQLAAALPGVAGAAPAPATGQGAPAAAAQPPPKKKRTLPDPDAEVIALSPKTLLATNRFVCEVCNKGFQREQNLQLHRRGHNLPWKLKQKNPLQAQRRRVYLCPEPTCVHHDPSRALGDLTGIKKHFCRKHGEKKWKCDKCSKRYAVQSDWKAHSKICGTREYRCDCGTLFSRRDSFITHRAFCDALAQESARLPPTSLSSLTGHLYGATNAGNMALSLSQVGSNLTSTLQDGGHHHHHHHHHPSPELLRLAATAGGGGSSIAARLDHLLSPASGASAFRPPPQAPPSSAAFFLNAAAAAAGQDFGDDGGNGPHSFMQTKPFHGLMQLPDLQGNGAGGPGGSAPGLFNLGFFANNGNSSGSSHEHASQGLMNNDQFSGGAGGGGGSEASAAGIFGGNFVGGGDHVPTPGLYGDQSTMLPQMSATALLQKAAQMGATSSANGAASMFRGFVGSSPHGRPATPHMEQSEANLNDLMNSLAGGGVGAAGIFGGSNGGGGGGGGAGMFDPRQLCDMEHHEVKFGQGGGDMTRDFLGVGGGGIVRGISTPRGDHQSSSDMSSLEAEMKSASSFNGGRMP